A DNA window from Coffea arabica cultivar ET-39 chromosome 6c, Coffea Arabica ET-39 HiFi, whole genome shotgun sequence contains the following coding sequences:
- the LOC140008471 gene encoding probable pectinesterase/pectinesterase inhibitor 54, whose amino-acid sequence MAMPKLIIMSSWLLIFPAIISVAGTFSRATTVPFELHASSPCQFTRFPGLCAESLSGLPSQNQYVDFVSALINKTISASNLPVSNFESPSYHFISEEAQNTRKAIGDCRELMNMAVKRLNQALVAIKQSPTKNKEDIQTWLSAALTYQETCKDIANVHATSNSFMQEISKKMDYLSQMGSNPLTLVNRITAENSKNTGPHTSIKGRGLVEQQNFPTWISARDRKLLQATTIQANAVVAKDGSGNYKTISEAIRAAGGGRFVIYVKAGVYNEKIHCNKDGITLVGDGKYSTVITGSSSVAGGSSLQDSATVTITGDGFIAKDIGFQNTAGPNGDQAVAVLIASDRAVLYRCTLAGYQDTLYALSLRQFYRECDIYGTVDFIFGNAAAVFQNCNLVLRRPRNRVAYNVILANGRSDPGQNTGFSLQNCGIIPGSDFSPVKNSFNSYLGRPWKVYSRAVVMQSTIDGAITSRGWIEWPGAPSSSLRTLYFAEYGNMGPGAGTSGRVRWPGYHVIARDEAEKYTVGNFIAGTSWIPSTGVAFVSGFS is encoded by the exons ATGGCAATGCCAAAGTTGATCATCATGTCTTCTTGGCTCTTAATATTTCCTGCAATAATTTCAGTTGCTGGTACCTTTTCACGGGCTACCACGGTCCCTTTTGAGCTGCATGCAAGCTCACCGTGTCAGTTTACTAGGTTTCCAGGATTGTGTGCTGAGAGCTTATCGGGGTTACCATCACAAAACCAATACGTCGACTTTGTATCTGCACTTATCAACAAAACAATCTCCGCAAGCAACCTTCCTGTTTCCAATTTTGAATCTCCGAGCTATCATTTCATTTCTGAAGAAGCTCAAAATACCCGAAAGGCCATAG GAGATTGTCGTGAGCTCATGAACATGGCAGTCAAACGGCTCAATCAGGCCTTGGTAGCAATAAAACAATCTCCCACAAAAAACAAGGAGGACATCCAAACATGGCTGAGTGCCGCATTGACCTATCAAGAAACCTGCAAAGACATAGCTAATGTTCATGCAACATCCAATTCCTTcatgcaagaaatttccaaaaaaatggactATCTATCACAAATGGGAAGTAATCCATTAACTCTTGTTAACCGAATCACGGCTGAAAACTCTAAAAACACAGGTCCTCATACTTCTATCAAGGGCCGTGGCCTTGTTGAGCAACAAAACTTTCCCACCTGGATTTCAGCTCGTGACAGGAAACTACTACAGGCTACCACAATACAAGCAAATGCTGTGGTGGCAAAGGATGGCTCTGGCAACTACAAAACCATCTCGGAAGCCATCCGGGCTGCCGGGGGAGGAAGATTTGTGATATATGTAAAAGCTGGAGTTTACAATGAGAAAATTCATTGTAACAAGGATGGTATCACCCTGGTTGGCGATGGCAAATATTCCACCGTCATTACTGGATCAAGCAGTGTTGCTGGGGGCTCATCTCTTCAAGACTCCGCCACAGTTA CAATTACTGGCGATGGCTTCATTGCTAAGGATATTGGGTTCCAGAACACAGCAGGTCCTAATGGGGATCAAGCCGTGGCGGTACTAATTGCTTCAGACCGTGCTGTTTTATACAGATGTACTCTTGCAGGTTATCAGGACACTTTATATGCACTATCCCTCCGTCAATTCTACAGGGAATGTGACATTTACGGCACGGTTGATTTCATATTTGGAAATGCTGCTGCTGTTTTTCAGAACTGTAATTTAGTACTGCGTCGACCACGCAATAGAGTAGCCTATAATGTTATCCTGGCTAATGGAAGGAGTGACCCTGGACAAAATACAGGCTTCTCCCTGCAAAATTGCGGAATTATTCCGGGATCAGATTTTTCCCCAGTTAAAAATTCCTTCAATTCATATCTGGGACGGCCATGGAAAGTCTACTCCAGGGCAGTGGTGATGCAATCTACAATTGATGGCGCAATTACATCCAGAGGTTGGATTGAGTGGCCAGGGGCTCCCAGTTCCTCTCTCAGGACCCTATACTTTGCGGAGTATGGTAACATGGGGCCTGGAGCTGGAACTTCTGGGAGAGTTAGATGGCCAGGCTACCATGTAATTGCAAGAGATGAAGCTGAAAAATATACTGTTGGCAATTTTATTGCTGGAACCTCATGGATTCCTTCTACTGGCGTTGCTTTCGTTTCTGGGTTCTCATAA
- the LOC140008470 gene encoding pentatricopeptide repeat-containing protein At1g51965, mitochondrial-like gives MRLQLGLRRLHFLSRRDHCNHHRRGFATKYSGRVVVETDNGRSFAVEVDNPILQTDVRGYPLPRRDLICKVVSILQSPPSTASSSSFDDLFMDLSDYLETLNVMITPSEASEILKSLKSPNLALKFFQFCSSEIRDFRHNSFTYNRILLILSKAYLPNRLDLVRNILNEMDQSATGGSISTVNILIGIFSDGQEYGGIDELEKCLGLVKKWELSLNCYTYKCLMQGYLRLNDSKKALEVYREMTRRGYKLDIFAYNMLLDALAKDEKVDQAYDVFKDMKQKHCEPDEYTYTILIRMTGNLGKSNESLGLFQEMLSRGCSPNLIAYNTMMQALSKSQMIDKTLFLFSKMVENNCRPNEFTYTVILNALAAAGQLGRLDEVVEISRKYMNKSIYAYLVRTLNKLGHASEAHRMFCNMWSFHDRGDKDAYLSMLENLCRAGKMTEAIDLLSRMHEKGISTDTFMYNMVLSALGKLKQIAHISDLFEKMKKDGPSPDIFTYNILISSFGRAGQVEEAVKIFEELEDSNCQPDIISYNSLINCLGKNGNVDEAHVRLREMQEKALNPDVITYSTIIECFGKMDKIEMACQLFDEMLAEGCSPNIVTYNILLDSLERCGRTAEAVDLYAKLKQQGLTPDSLTYSIIERLQSGSHKTLRIRRKNPITGWVVSPLR, from the exons ATGAGGCTCCAGCTCGGCCTCCGCCGCCTCCACTTTCTCAGCCGCCGGGACCACTGCAATCACCACCGCCGAGGGTTCGCCACCAAATACAGCGGAAGAGTAGTAGTAGAAACCGACAACGGCCGTTCATTTGCCGTAGAAGTCGACAATCCTATCCTCCAAACTGACGTGAGAGGCTATCCACTCCCCCGCCGCGATCTCATCTGCAAAGTCGTCAGCATCCTCCAATCACCACCCTCCACggcatcctcctcctccttcgaTGATCTCTTCATGGATCTCTCGGACTACCTCGAAACACTAAACGTAATGATTACTCCTTCCGAAGCCTCCGAAATCCTTAAATCCCTAAAGTCACCGAATTTAGCCCTAAAATTCTTCCAATTTTGCTCCTCCGAAATACGTGATTTCCGCCACAACTCCTTTACTTACAACAGAATTCTCCTGATTCTATCCAAGGCATATCTCCCCAACCGCCTCGACCTCGTTCGGAATATTTTAAACGAAATGGATCAATCCGCAACGGGTGGCAGCATCTCCACCGTTAATATATTGATCGGAATATTCAGCGACGGCCAAGAATATGGAGGAATTGATGAATTGGAGAAGTGTTTGGGGTTAGTTAAAAAATGGGAATTGAGTTTGAATTGCTATACGTATAAATGTCTCATGCAAGGGTATTTGAGATTGAATGATTCGAAAAAGGCGCTGGAAGTTTACAGAGAAATGACGAGGCGTGGATATAAGTTGGATATTTTTGCTTATAACATGCTTCTTGATGCTCTTGCAAAAGATGAAAAG GTTGACCAGGCTTATGACGTTTTCAAGGACATGAAACAAAAGCACTGTGAGCCTGACGAGTATACATACACAATTTTGATAAGAATGACTGGAAATTTGGGAAAATCAAATGAATCACTGGGCTTATTTCAGGAAATGCTATCACGGGGTTGTTCACCAAATTTAATTGCTTACAATACTATGATGCAAGCACTGTCTAAGAGCCAGATGATTGACAAGACTCTCTTTCTATTCTCGAAGATGGTAGAAAACAATTGCCGGCCCAATGAATTCACATACACTGTCATTTTAAATGCTTTAGCTGCAGCAGGTCAGCTGGGTAGACTTGATGAGGTGGTGGAAATATCACGCAAGTACATGAACAAGTCAATTTACGCATATCTTGTGAGAACATTGAACAAACTAGGCCATGCAAGTGAAGCCCACAGAATGTTTTGCAACATGTGGAGCTTCCATGATAGGGGAGACAAGGATGCTTATTTGTCCATGTTAGAGAACTTGTGCCGTGCTGGGAAGATGACAGAGGCAATTGACTTGCTGAGCAGGATGCATGAAAAGGGTATAAGTACAGACACCTTCATGTATAACATGGTCCTATCTGCTCTAGGGAAATTAAAGCAGATTGCCCATATCAGTGATctgtttgaaaaaatgaaaaaagatggTCCTTCACCGGATATATTCACTTACAACATTCTGATCTCTAGCTTTGGCAGAGCTGGGCAAGTTGAAGAAGCTGTCAAaatctttgaagagcttgaggATAGCAATTGCCAACCTGATATCATATCCTACAACTCGTTAATAAATTGTCTTGGTAAGAATGGAAATGTTGATGAAGCACATGTGAGATTGAGAGAGATGCAAGAGAAGGCTTTGAATCCTGATGTCATCACATATAGCACCATTATTGAGTGCTTTGGTAAGATGGATAAAATTGAGATGGCTTGTCAGTTGTTCGATGAGATGCTCGCAGAAGGCTGTTCTCCAAATATTGTGACATACAATATCTTACTTGATAGTCTTGAGCGGTGTGGGAGAACTGCAGAAGCAGTGGATTTGTATGCAAAACTTAAACAACAGGGTTTAACACCTGACTCATTAACTTATTCCATTATTGAACGATTGCAAAGTGGTTCACATAAGACTCTTAGAATTCGCAGGAAAAATCCAATTACTGGTTGGGTTGTTAGTCCATTAAGGTGA